GCGCGACTGGATATGAAACGCGAGCTCCTCGTCGACATCGCCGGCGTCGTCGGGGCGCAGAAAGCCCGAGTACCGGCGGCGATGCGATCCGCGACCATCGCTCATGCGAGCGATGGCTCCGCCCGCAGCACGCGTGTCACGGCGTGGGAATACTCGAGCCAGATCGACGCTTCGGTGCGAAGCAGCGCGCGACCGGCGCGCGTAATACTATAGTAGCGCGCCCGCCGATTGTTCTCCGACACGCCCCATTCGGAGGTAACGAGCCCGCGATCCTGCAGGCGGCGGAGGGCCGGGTACAGCGACCCCTCCTCGATGCGAAG
The Gemmatimonadaceae bacterium genome window above contains:
- a CDS encoding PadR family transcriptional regulator, with amino-acid sequence MPAFRDPGDLLQGTLRILILKSLLLGRAHGYAISRWIEDTTGDVLRIEEGSLYPALRRLQDRGLVTSEWGVSENNRRARYYSITRAGRALLRTEASIWLEYSHAVTRVLRAEPSLA